A window from Neodiprion fabricii isolate iyNeoFabr1 chromosome 2, iyNeoFabr1.1, whole genome shotgun sequence encodes these proteins:
- the LOC124176337 gene encoding phospholipid-transporting ATPase IF-like isoform X2 translates to MWDSSDSDVVWFINTEYISLLGSGSSTPAEHRTIFIKPDNDPKETEYPVNRIATNKYTLWNFLPKNLFEQFRRVANFYFLITALIAISIESPVSPLTSSLPLMFVILVTACKQGYEDWLRYRSDQRVNRALVTVIRNSYVQDIYCENVVVGDLVRVNCDEDVPCDLVLLFSSDPTGCCYVTTSNLDGETNLKTLQVPRVLSTPSISDIVSLEATITCQHPLADLYNFHGKMEINNGDERNTGFLTVDNLLLRGARVKDTAYVIGCAIYTGQDTKLSLNSKITTNKFSTAEKSINKYLIIFIVLLVVLIFSSALTKALLELNPTWDEYLGTSDPITTYTFIVDALAFAILYNYIVPISLYVTAEMQKFLGSFYFAWDIKMYDEESDQPALANTSDLNEELGQVEYLFTDKTGTLTENLMVFRRCSVDGRTYLERDCDGSLHLLPENGDETHAEKLTVWKPEIWHFMIGITLCNVVHIAPSSQRASIVARRSVFRKSFREKKTTVVNSSLLMDPNLPEYQAASADEKALVEASARCGVVLQKNNGDEMEIRINNDVLKFRKLDTFEFTSERKRMSVVVRDGAGDIWLYCKGADASVYPLIVKGKVAESNKHVEDFSGRGLRTLVVGFKKISKSDYDRLMTSVERARQIIGPERAAHVERCYRSVEKGLTLLGVTAVEDRLQEGVQETLEALRAAGIKIWVLTGDKGETAENIAYLCGHFKKGTEILRLMGEATAENCCVALTSFEQKLELEPYKQFGLIMDGASMTTAYRDCPDLLRSVTMACESVVCCRMSPLQKCEMVQLIKQSGNRPVTAAIGDGGNDVSMIQQAHVGIGIMGKEGRQATMSADFAFAKFMFLRRALLVHGHWYYIRISILTQYFFYKNLTLVVPQIFFGIHSGFSTQVLFDSVYLMCYNVIFTSIPVLLYGLLEQDHVADDLLKFPQLYKLYKRNYLLSKKQFCLWMASGIWHASVSYFVPFGYWYINPTILYDNTPGGHWAYSTLIYYVVIMVSNIKLLLHSTYWTVPFVVSIILSCLSFILLSLVYSSLGIVYDGDIVYVMNKLCLSITFWLLTTVTVIIGLLPDYAIVLYNSYRPMRVQRKNLHKSQKSEIDDLSNGNGNVGIGRRLLNFSTQKYKLSFTKMK, encoded by the exons GGGAGCGGATCATCAACTCCCGCAGAGCATAGGACGATCTTTATCAAACCTGATAACGATCCAAAGGAGACAGAATATCCCGTTAATCGAATCGCTACAAACAAA TACACACTATGGAATTTCTTGCCAAAGAATTTGTTCGAGCAGTTCCGGCGAGTGGCGAATTTCTATTTCCTCATCACAGCCTTGATAGCAATCTCTATCGAGTCACCTGTATCACCACTAACCAGCTCTCTACCCTTAATGTTTGTAATTTTAGTAACAGCCTGCAAACAGGGCTACGAAGATTGGCTTCGATATCGGTCTGATCAACGGGTCAACCGTGCCCTCGTTACGGTTATTCGTAACTCGTATGTTCAG GATATTTATTGTGAAAACGTCGTAGTTGGGGATCTAGTGAGGGTGAATTGCGACGAAGATGTACCCTGTGATTTGGTACTTCTATTCAGTAGCGATCCGACTGGTTGCTGCTACGTCACTACGTCAAATCTCGACGGTGAGACAAATCTTAAG ACCTTGCAAGTTCCCAGAGTTCTTTCCACCCCGTCGATATCCGATATCGTATCGCTGGAGGCAACGATTACTTGTCAGCATCCATTGGCTGACCTCTACAACTTTCATGGTAAGATGGAGATAAATAATGGCGATGAAAGAAACACTGGCTTCCTTACCGTGGATAATCTGCTGCTACGAGGAGCGAGAGTAAAGGACACGGCTTACGTTATCGGCTGCGCGATTTACACCGGACAAGATACGAAACTTTCtttgaattcgaaaattaCAACAAACAAGTTTTCGACGGCGGAGAA ATCCATCAACAAATATCTCATTATATTTATCGTTTTACTGGTGGTCCTAATTTTCTCTTCAGCACTAACGAAAGCTCTCCTTGAGTTGAATCCAACCTGGGATGAATACTTGGGAACATCGGACCCCATTACTACGTACACCTTCATAGTTGATGCCCTGGCCTTTGCGATTCTTTACAATTACATTGTACCAATATCCCTGTATGTGACCGCTG AGATGCAAAAATTTCTTGGTTCGTTTTACTTTGCCTGGGACATTAAAATGTACGACGAGGAATCGGACCAACCGGCTTTGGCTAATACGTCCGATTTAAACGAGGAGCTCGGCCAGGTTGAGTATTTGTTCACTGACAAGACCGGTACACTCACTGAAAATCTGATGGTATTCAGGCGGTGTTCGGTAGACGGAAGGACTTACTTGGAACGAGACTGTGACGGCAGTCTTCACTTGCTTCCCGAGAACGGCGATGAAACTCATGCCGAAAAGCTCACCGTGTGGAAG CCAGAGATTTGGCACTTCATGATTGGCATTACCCTCTGCAACGTTGTCCACATAGCACCTTCTAGCCAACGTGCCAGTATAGTAGCTCGTCGGTCTGTATTCCGGAAAAGTTTTCGGGAAAAGAAGACTACTGTTGTCAACAGCTCGCTACTCATGGACCCGAATCTACCGGAATATCAA GCAGCATCCGCGGACGAAAAAGCTTTAGTGGAAGCTAGCGCCAGATGTGGAGTGGTATTGCAAAAGAACAATGGTGACGAAATGGAGATACGAATAAACAATGACGTACTAAAATTTAGGAAACTGGAcacgtttgaatttacttcAG AAAGGAAGAGAATGTCCGTTGTAGTCCGAGACGGTGCTGGAGACATATGGCTGTACTGCAAGGGTGCTGACGCATCAGTTTACCCGTTAATCGTAAAAGGCAAAGTGGCGGAATCCAACAAACACGTCGAGGATTTTTCCGGA CGAGGCTTGCGCACGCTTGTAGTCGGgttcaagaaaatttccaaatctGATTACGATCGCTTAATGACCAGTGTGGAACGGGCTAGACAAATTATTGGCCCAGAACGCGCTGCCCACGTAGAACGGTGTTACAGATCGGTGGAAAAAGGCTTGACGCTTCTTGGTGTTACCGCCGTCGAAGACAGATTACAGGAGGGTGTCCAGGAAACGCTGGAAGCCTTACGAGCAGCTGGGATTAAA ATCTGGGTTTTAACAGGGGATAAGGGTGAGACTGCAGAGAATATTGCTTACCTCTGCGGTCATTTCAAAAAAGGAACTGAGATATTGAGGCTAATGGGTGAGGCCACAGCAGAAAACTGTTGCGTAGCACTCACCAGTTTCGA ACAAAAACTCGAATTGGAGCCTTACAAGCAGTTCGGGTTGATAATGGACGGTGCGAGCATGACAACAGCATACAGGGACTGTCCGGACTTATTACGAAGCGTCACGATGGCTTGCGAATCCGTTGTGTGCTGCAGGATGTCTCCTCTCCAAAAATGTGAG ATGGTGCAATTGATCAAGCAGTCAGGCAATCGGCCGGTTACCGCAGCTATCGGTGACGGAGGTAACGATGTGTCAATGATCCAACAAGCTCATGTCGGTATTGGCATTATGGGAAAGGAGGGACGTCAGGCGACCATGAGCGCCGATTTTGCTTTCGCGAAATTTATGTTCCTCCGACGGGCTCTCTTGGTACACGGACACTGGTACTACATACGTATAAGCATTTTAACACAGTACTTTTTCTACAAGAATTTAACCCTGGTCGTGCCGCAAATATTCTTCGGCATACACAGTGGATTTTCTACTCAG gtGTTATTTGACAGTGTTTATCTGATGTGTTACAATGTGATATTTACTTCGATTCCCGTACTGCTTTACGGTTTATTGGAGCAGGACCATGTAGCAGATGATCTGTTAAAGTTTCCTCAATTGTATAAACTGtacaaaagaaattatttgctatcaaaaaaacagttttgttTGTGGATGGCCAGTG gtaTATGGCATGCATCAGTATCGTATTTCGTGCCTTTCGGTTACTGGTACATCAATCCGACTATTTTATACGACAATACCCCAGGTGGTCACTGGGCCTACAGTACCTTGATTTACTACGTCGTTATTATGGTGTCTAATATTAAG CTTCTGTTACACAGCACGTATTGGACAGTTCCTTTTGTAGTCAGCATAATATTATCTTGTTTGTCATTCATTCTACTCTCGCTAGTCTATTCATCGCTGGGAAT agTCTACGACGGAGACATAGTCTATGTGATGAATAAGTTGTGCCTATCCATAACGTTCTGGTTATTGACAACTGTGACAGTGATAATCGGTTTGTTACCGGATTATGCGATTGTGTTGTACAACAGTTATCGACCAATGCGAGTTCAAAGGAAGAATCTGCACAAGAGTCAGAAATCGGAAATCGACGATTTGTCCAACGGCAATGGAAATGTTGGAATC GGAAGGCggctactgaatttttccacgcAGAAGTACAAACTCTCATTCACCAAAATGAAATGA
- the LOC124176337 gene encoding phospholipid-transporting ATPase IF-like isoform X3 — protein sequence MGSGSSTPAEHRTIFIKPDNDPKETEYPVNRIATNKYTLWNFLPKNLFEQFRRVANFYFLITALIAISIESPVSPLTSSLPLMFVILVTACKQGYEDWLRYRSDQRVNRALVTVIRNSYVQDIYCENVVVGDLVRVNCDEDVPCDLVLLFSSDPTGCCYVTTSNLDGETNLKTLQVPRVLSTPSISDIVSLEATITCQHPLADLYNFHGKMEINNGDERNTGFLTVDNLLLRGARVKDTAYVIGCAIYTGQDTKLSLNSKITTNKFSTAEKSINKYLIIFIVLLVVLIFSSALTKALLELNPTWDEYLGTSDPITTYTFIVDALAFAILYNYIVPISLYVTAEMQKFLGSFYFAWDIKMYDEESDQPALANTSDLNEELGQVEYLFTDKTGTLTENLMVFRRCSVDGRTYLERDCDGSLHLLPENGDETHAEKLTVWKPEIWHFMIGITLCNVVHIAPSSQRASIVARRSVFRKSFREKKTTVVNSSLLMDPNLPEYQAASADEKALVEASARCGVVLQKNNGDEMEIRINNDVLKFRKLDTFEFTSERKRMSVVVRDGAGDIWLYCKGADASVYPLIVKGKVAESNKHVEDFSGRGLRTLVVGFKKISKSDYDRLMTSVERARQIIGPERAAHVERCYRSVEKGLTLLGVTAVEDRLQEGVQETLEALRAAGIKIWVLTGDKGETAENIAYLCGHFKKGTEILRLMGEATAENCCVALTSFEQKLELEPYKQFGLIMDGASMTTAYRDCPDLLRSVTMACESVVCCRMSPLQKCEMVQLIKQSGNRPVTAAIGDGGNDVSMIQQAHVGIGIMGKEGRQATMSADFAFAKFMFLRRALLVHGHWYYIRISILTQYFFYKNLTLVVPQIFFGIHSGFSTQVLFDSVYLMCYNVIFTSIPVLLYGLLEQDHVADDLLKFPQLYKLYKRNYLLSKKQFCLWMASGIWHASVSYFVPFGYWYINPTILYDNTPGGHWAYSTLIYYVVIMVSNIKLLLHSTYWTVPFVVSIILSCLSFILLSLVYSSLGIVYDGDIVYVMNKLCLSITFWLLTTVTVIIGLLPDYAIVLYNSYRPMRVQRKNLHKSQKSEIDDLSNGNGNVGIAATEFFHAEVQTLIHQNEMNNSNTS from the exons GGGAGCGGATCATCAACTCCCGCAGAGCATAGGACGATCTTTATCAAACCTGATAACGATCCAAAGGAGACAGAATATCCCGTTAATCGAATCGCTACAAACAAA TACACACTATGGAATTTCTTGCCAAAGAATTTGTTCGAGCAGTTCCGGCGAGTGGCGAATTTCTATTTCCTCATCACAGCCTTGATAGCAATCTCTATCGAGTCACCTGTATCACCACTAACCAGCTCTCTACCCTTAATGTTTGTAATTTTAGTAACAGCCTGCAAACAGGGCTACGAAGATTGGCTTCGATATCGGTCTGATCAACGGGTCAACCGTGCCCTCGTTACGGTTATTCGTAACTCGTATGTTCAG GATATTTATTGTGAAAACGTCGTAGTTGGGGATCTAGTGAGGGTGAATTGCGACGAAGATGTACCCTGTGATTTGGTACTTCTATTCAGTAGCGATCCGACTGGTTGCTGCTACGTCACTACGTCAAATCTCGACGGTGAGACAAATCTTAAG ACCTTGCAAGTTCCCAGAGTTCTTTCCACCCCGTCGATATCCGATATCGTATCGCTGGAGGCAACGATTACTTGTCAGCATCCATTGGCTGACCTCTACAACTTTCATGGTAAGATGGAGATAAATAATGGCGATGAAAGAAACACTGGCTTCCTTACCGTGGATAATCTGCTGCTACGAGGAGCGAGAGTAAAGGACACGGCTTACGTTATCGGCTGCGCGATTTACACCGGACAAGATACGAAACTTTCtttgaattcgaaaattaCAACAAACAAGTTTTCGACGGCGGAGAA ATCCATCAACAAATATCTCATTATATTTATCGTTTTACTGGTGGTCCTAATTTTCTCTTCAGCACTAACGAAAGCTCTCCTTGAGTTGAATCCAACCTGGGATGAATACTTGGGAACATCGGACCCCATTACTACGTACACCTTCATAGTTGATGCCCTGGCCTTTGCGATTCTTTACAATTACATTGTACCAATATCCCTGTATGTGACCGCTG AGATGCAAAAATTTCTTGGTTCGTTTTACTTTGCCTGGGACATTAAAATGTACGACGAGGAATCGGACCAACCGGCTTTGGCTAATACGTCCGATTTAAACGAGGAGCTCGGCCAGGTTGAGTATTTGTTCACTGACAAGACCGGTACACTCACTGAAAATCTGATGGTATTCAGGCGGTGTTCGGTAGACGGAAGGACTTACTTGGAACGAGACTGTGACGGCAGTCTTCACTTGCTTCCCGAGAACGGCGATGAAACTCATGCCGAAAAGCTCACCGTGTGGAAG CCAGAGATTTGGCACTTCATGATTGGCATTACCCTCTGCAACGTTGTCCACATAGCACCTTCTAGCCAACGTGCCAGTATAGTAGCTCGTCGGTCTGTATTCCGGAAAAGTTTTCGGGAAAAGAAGACTACTGTTGTCAACAGCTCGCTACTCATGGACCCGAATCTACCGGAATATCAA GCAGCATCCGCGGACGAAAAAGCTTTAGTGGAAGCTAGCGCCAGATGTGGAGTGGTATTGCAAAAGAACAATGGTGACGAAATGGAGATACGAATAAACAATGACGTACTAAAATTTAGGAAACTGGAcacgtttgaatttacttcAG AAAGGAAGAGAATGTCCGTTGTAGTCCGAGACGGTGCTGGAGACATATGGCTGTACTGCAAGGGTGCTGACGCATCAGTTTACCCGTTAATCGTAAAAGGCAAAGTGGCGGAATCCAACAAACACGTCGAGGATTTTTCCGGA CGAGGCTTGCGCACGCTTGTAGTCGGgttcaagaaaatttccaaatctGATTACGATCGCTTAATGACCAGTGTGGAACGGGCTAGACAAATTATTGGCCCAGAACGCGCTGCCCACGTAGAACGGTGTTACAGATCGGTGGAAAAAGGCTTGACGCTTCTTGGTGTTACCGCCGTCGAAGACAGATTACAGGAGGGTGTCCAGGAAACGCTGGAAGCCTTACGAGCAGCTGGGATTAAA ATCTGGGTTTTAACAGGGGATAAGGGTGAGACTGCAGAGAATATTGCTTACCTCTGCGGTCATTTCAAAAAAGGAACTGAGATATTGAGGCTAATGGGTGAGGCCACAGCAGAAAACTGTTGCGTAGCACTCACCAGTTTCGA ACAAAAACTCGAATTGGAGCCTTACAAGCAGTTCGGGTTGATAATGGACGGTGCGAGCATGACAACAGCATACAGGGACTGTCCGGACTTATTACGAAGCGTCACGATGGCTTGCGAATCCGTTGTGTGCTGCAGGATGTCTCCTCTCCAAAAATGTGAG ATGGTGCAATTGATCAAGCAGTCAGGCAATCGGCCGGTTACCGCAGCTATCGGTGACGGAGGTAACGATGTGTCAATGATCCAACAAGCTCATGTCGGTATTGGCATTATGGGAAAGGAGGGACGTCAGGCGACCATGAGCGCCGATTTTGCTTTCGCGAAATTTATGTTCCTCCGACGGGCTCTCTTGGTACACGGACACTGGTACTACATACGTATAAGCATTTTAACACAGTACTTTTTCTACAAGAATTTAACCCTGGTCGTGCCGCAAATATTCTTCGGCATACACAGTGGATTTTCTACTCAG gtGTTATTTGACAGTGTTTATCTGATGTGTTACAATGTGATATTTACTTCGATTCCCGTACTGCTTTACGGTTTATTGGAGCAGGACCATGTAGCAGATGATCTGTTAAAGTTTCCTCAATTGTATAAACTGtacaaaagaaattatttgctatcaaaaaaacagttttgttTGTGGATGGCCAGTG gtaTATGGCATGCATCAGTATCGTATTTCGTGCCTTTCGGTTACTGGTACATCAATCCGACTATTTTATACGACAATACCCCAGGTGGTCACTGGGCCTACAGTACCTTGATTTACTACGTCGTTATTATGGTGTCTAATATTAAG CTTCTGTTACACAGCACGTATTGGACAGTTCCTTTTGTAGTCAGCATAATATTATCTTGTTTGTCATTCATTCTACTCTCGCTAGTCTATTCATCGCTGGGAAT agTCTACGACGGAGACATAGTCTATGTGATGAATAAGTTGTGCCTATCCATAACGTTCTGGTTATTGACAACTGTGACAGTGATAATCGGTTTGTTACCGGATTATGCGATTGTGTTGTACAACAGTTATCGACCAATGCGAGTTCAAAGGAAGAATCTGCACAAGAGTCAGAAATCGGAAATCGACGATTTGTCCAACGGCAATGGAAATGTTGGAATC GCggctactgaatttttccacgcAGAAGTACAAACTCTCATTCACCAAAATGAAATGAACAATTCGAACACCTCGTAA
- the LOC124176337 gene encoding phospholipid-transporting ATPase IF-like isoform X1, whose translation MWDSSDSDVVWFINTEYISLLGSGSSTPAEHRTIFIKPDNDPKETEYPVNRIATNKYTLWNFLPKNLFEQFRRVANFYFLITALIAISIESPVSPLTSSLPLMFVILVTACKQGYEDWLRYRSDQRVNRALVTVIRNSYVQDIYCENVVVGDLVRVNCDEDVPCDLVLLFSSDPTGCCYVTTSNLDGETNLKTLQVPRVLSTPSISDIVSLEATITCQHPLADLYNFHGKMEINNGDERNTGFLTVDNLLLRGARVKDTAYVIGCAIYTGQDTKLSLNSKITTNKFSTAEKSINKYLIIFIVLLVVLIFSSALTKALLELNPTWDEYLGTSDPITTYTFIVDALAFAILYNYIVPISLYVTAEMQKFLGSFYFAWDIKMYDEESDQPALANTSDLNEELGQVEYLFTDKTGTLTENLMVFRRCSVDGRTYLERDCDGSLHLLPENGDETHAEKLTVWKPEIWHFMIGITLCNVVHIAPSSQRASIVARRSVFRKSFREKKTTVVNSSLLMDPNLPEYQAASADEKALVEASARCGVVLQKNNGDEMEIRINNDVLKFRKLDTFEFTSERKRMSVVVRDGAGDIWLYCKGADASVYPLIVKGKVAESNKHVEDFSGRGLRTLVVGFKKISKSDYDRLMTSVERARQIIGPERAAHVERCYRSVEKGLTLLGVTAVEDRLQEGVQETLEALRAAGIKIWVLTGDKGETAENIAYLCGHFKKGTEILRLMGEATAENCCVALTSFEQKLELEPYKQFGLIMDGASMTTAYRDCPDLLRSVTMACESVVCCRMSPLQKCEMVQLIKQSGNRPVTAAIGDGGNDVSMIQQAHVGIGIMGKEGRQATMSADFAFAKFMFLRRALLVHGHWYYIRISILTQYFFYKNLTLVVPQIFFGIHSGFSTQVLFDSVYLMCYNVIFTSIPVLLYGLLEQDHVADDLLKFPQLYKLYKRNYLLSKKQFCLWMASGIWHASVSYFVPFGYWYINPTILYDNTPGGHWAYSTLIYYVVIMVSNIKLLLHSTYWTVPFVVSIILSCLSFILLSLVYSSLGIVYDGDIVYVMNKLCLSITFWLLTTVTVIIGLLPDYAIVLYNSYRPMRVQRKNLHKSQKSEIDDLSNGNGNVGIAATEFFHAEVQTLIHQNEMNNSNTS comes from the exons GGGAGCGGATCATCAACTCCCGCAGAGCATAGGACGATCTTTATCAAACCTGATAACGATCCAAAGGAGACAGAATATCCCGTTAATCGAATCGCTACAAACAAA TACACACTATGGAATTTCTTGCCAAAGAATTTGTTCGAGCAGTTCCGGCGAGTGGCGAATTTCTATTTCCTCATCACAGCCTTGATAGCAATCTCTATCGAGTCACCTGTATCACCACTAACCAGCTCTCTACCCTTAATGTTTGTAATTTTAGTAACAGCCTGCAAACAGGGCTACGAAGATTGGCTTCGATATCGGTCTGATCAACGGGTCAACCGTGCCCTCGTTACGGTTATTCGTAACTCGTATGTTCAG GATATTTATTGTGAAAACGTCGTAGTTGGGGATCTAGTGAGGGTGAATTGCGACGAAGATGTACCCTGTGATTTGGTACTTCTATTCAGTAGCGATCCGACTGGTTGCTGCTACGTCACTACGTCAAATCTCGACGGTGAGACAAATCTTAAG ACCTTGCAAGTTCCCAGAGTTCTTTCCACCCCGTCGATATCCGATATCGTATCGCTGGAGGCAACGATTACTTGTCAGCATCCATTGGCTGACCTCTACAACTTTCATGGTAAGATGGAGATAAATAATGGCGATGAAAGAAACACTGGCTTCCTTACCGTGGATAATCTGCTGCTACGAGGAGCGAGAGTAAAGGACACGGCTTACGTTATCGGCTGCGCGATTTACACCGGACAAGATACGAAACTTTCtttgaattcgaaaattaCAACAAACAAGTTTTCGACGGCGGAGAA ATCCATCAACAAATATCTCATTATATTTATCGTTTTACTGGTGGTCCTAATTTTCTCTTCAGCACTAACGAAAGCTCTCCTTGAGTTGAATCCAACCTGGGATGAATACTTGGGAACATCGGACCCCATTACTACGTACACCTTCATAGTTGATGCCCTGGCCTTTGCGATTCTTTACAATTACATTGTACCAATATCCCTGTATGTGACCGCTG AGATGCAAAAATTTCTTGGTTCGTTTTACTTTGCCTGGGACATTAAAATGTACGACGAGGAATCGGACCAACCGGCTTTGGCTAATACGTCCGATTTAAACGAGGAGCTCGGCCAGGTTGAGTATTTGTTCACTGACAAGACCGGTACACTCACTGAAAATCTGATGGTATTCAGGCGGTGTTCGGTAGACGGAAGGACTTACTTGGAACGAGACTGTGACGGCAGTCTTCACTTGCTTCCCGAGAACGGCGATGAAACTCATGCCGAAAAGCTCACCGTGTGGAAG CCAGAGATTTGGCACTTCATGATTGGCATTACCCTCTGCAACGTTGTCCACATAGCACCTTCTAGCCAACGTGCCAGTATAGTAGCTCGTCGGTCTGTATTCCGGAAAAGTTTTCGGGAAAAGAAGACTACTGTTGTCAACAGCTCGCTACTCATGGACCCGAATCTACCGGAATATCAA GCAGCATCCGCGGACGAAAAAGCTTTAGTGGAAGCTAGCGCCAGATGTGGAGTGGTATTGCAAAAGAACAATGGTGACGAAATGGAGATACGAATAAACAATGACGTACTAAAATTTAGGAAACTGGAcacgtttgaatttacttcAG AAAGGAAGAGAATGTCCGTTGTAGTCCGAGACGGTGCTGGAGACATATGGCTGTACTGCAAGGGTGCTGACGCATCAGTTTACCCGTTAATCGTAAAAGGCAAAGTGGCGGAATCCAACAAACACGTCGAGGATTTTTCCGGA CGAGGCTTGCGCACGCTTGTAGTCGGgttcaagaaaatttccaaatctGATTACGATCGCTTAATGACCAGTGTGGAACGGGCTAGACAAATTATTGGCCCAGAACGCGCTGCCCACGTAGAACGGTGTTACAGATCGGTGGAAAAAGGCTTGACGCTTCTTGGTGTTACCGCCGTCGAAGACAGATTACAGGAGGGTGTCCAGGAAACGCTGGAAGCCTTACGAGCAGCTGGGATTAAA ATCTGGGTTTTAACAGGGGATAAGGGTGAGACTGCAGAGAATATTGCTTACCTCTGCGGTCATTTCAAAAAAGGAACTGAGATATTGAGGCTAATGGGTGAGGCCACAGCAGAAAACTGTTGCGTAGCACTCACCAGTTTCGA ACAAAAACTCGAATTGGAGCCTTACAAGCAGTTCGGGTTGATAATGGACGGTGCGAGCATGACAACAGCATACAGGGACTGTCCGGACTTATTACGAAGCGTCACGATGGCTTGCGAATCCGTTGTGTGCTGCAGGATGTCTCCTCTCCAAAAATGTGAG ATGGTGCAATTGATCAAGCAGTCAGGCAATCGGCCGGTTACCGCAGCTATCGGTGACGGAGGTAACGATGTGTCAATGATCCAACAAGCTCATGTCGGTATTGGCATTATGGGAAAGGAGGGACGTCAGGCGACCATGAGCGCCGATTTTGCTTTCGCGAAATTTATGTTCCTCCGACGGGCTCTCTTGGTACACGGACACTGGTACTACATACGTATAAGCATTTTAACACAGTACTTTTTCTACAAGAATTTAACCCTGGTCGTGCCGCAAATATTCTTCGGCATACACAGTGGATTTTCTACTCAG gtGTTATTTGACAGTGTTTATCTGATGTGTTACAATGTGATATTTACTTCGATTCCCGTACTGCTTTACGGTTTATTGGAGCAGGACCATGTAGCAGATGATCTGTTAAAGTTTCCTCAATTGTATAAACTGtacaaaagaaattatttgctatcaaaaaaacagttttgttTGTGGATGGCCAGTG gtaTATGGCATGCATCAGTATCGTATTTCGTGCCTTTCGGTTACTGGTACATCAATCCGACTATTTTATACGACAATACCCCAGGTGGTCACTGGGCCTACAGTACCTTGATTTACTACGTCGTTATTATGGTGTCTAATATTAAG CTTCTGTTACACAGCACGTATTGGACAGTTCCTTTTGTAGTCAGCATAATATTATCTTGTTTGTCATTCATTCTACTCTCGCTAGTCTATTCATCGCTGGGAAT agTCTACGACGGAGACATAGTCTATGTGATGAATAAGTTGTGCCTATCCATAACGTTCTGGTTATTGACAACTGTGACAGTGATAATCGGTTTGTTACCGGATTATGCGATTGTGTTGTACAACAGTTATCGACCAATGCGAGTTCAAAGGAAGAATCTGCACAAGAGTCAGAAATCGGAAATCGACGATTTGTCCAACGGCAATGGAAATGTTGGAATC GCggctactgaatttttccacgcAGAAGTACAAACTCTCATTCACCAAAATGAAATGAACAATTCGAACACCTCGTAA